GTGACCACGCGGTTTAACGGGGCGGCTGAGATCGTTCGCGAGGCGGACTGCGGCATGGTGCTCGATGAACTGACGGTCGAGGCGGTTGCCTCGGCGATGGTCGCGATGATCGGCGCGGAGTATCGCAGGCGGCTGGCGGCGAATTGCGGTCGGGCGGCGGACCGGGTGACCATGGCCCGGCACGTCGATGAGTTGGTCAACCTGTACAAGGAGCTGGCGGAACGATGATGCCTCCGGCGGAAATTTCGGCGGTTCACCTGTGGGTGATGGCGGCGGGTCTGACCGCCGCGGGTTACTTGTTCGGATCGATCCCGTTCGGTCTGCTGGTGGGTCTGTGGAAGAACGTGGATATTCGCACCAAAGGGTCGTGCAACATCGGGGCGACCAACGCGGGGCGGGTGCTGGGCAAGCGGTACTTCTACATCGTGCTCCTGCTGGACCTGCTCAAAGGGTTTGTGCCGACGGCGGCGGCGGGATTGTGGCTGCGGCTCAATGGGTTTTTTGAGCACAGTCCGGTGGTGGGCACGACGATCTGGCTGGCGGTGGCGTTCGCGGCGGTGGCCGGGCACAACTGGCCGTGCTGGCTGGGCTTTAAGGGCGGCAAGGGCGTTTCGGCGAGTCTGGGCGTGGTGCTGGCGATCTATCCTTACTACACGTTTCCGGGCCTGGCGGCGTTTGCGATCTGGATCGTGGTGGTGGCGGTCACGCGGTACGTGTCGATCGGATCGATCGTGGCGGGCTTGGGGTTTTTGATCGGACTGGGGCTGCTGTTCGCGTTTCATCCGGCGTGGCGGATCGGCGACCACTGGCCGCTGGCGGCGTTCGCGGCGGTGATGGTGGGCCTGCTGATCTTCCGCCATCGGACCAACATCGCGCGGCTGCGGAGCGGGACGGAGAACAAGTTCATGGCGAAGGCCGAAGGGGCATCGTGACGCGATGGACGCTGGAGAGCACGATCTTCGCCGCCGCGACGGTATTGCAGCCGGCTTTGCGGGCGATCGTGCGGATCAGCGGATGCCGGACGCGCGACGCGGTGGCGCGGCTTTTTGTGCCGGATGACGGCGACGGCGGGTTTCGCCGATCGGTGCGGCCGGGCGTGCTGAAGGTCGAAGGCGATGTGGCGGTCCGGGCGTGGCTGTGGACGTTTCCCGGTCCGGACAGTTACACCGGCGAGGACATGGCTGAGATTCACGTGCCCGGTTCGCTCGCCCTGGTGCAATTGATCGAGGGGCGGCTCATGCGGGAGGGTCTGGAGCCGGCGGAGCGCGGCGAGTTTACCGCGCGGGCGATGCTGTTGGGCAAACTCGAATTGACGCAGGCGGAGGCGATCAACGCGCTGGTGCAGGCGGAGAACGACGCCCAGATCGAAGCGGCGCTGACGCTTCTGGCGGGCCGGCTGCACCGGTCGCTGGAGGATGCGTACGAGCGGCTGACCAATCTGGTCGCCGACGTCGAGGCCAACATCGACTTCAGCGAAGAGGAGATCGAGCAGGTCTCGCTGCCGCGGGCGATCGAACGGATCGACGGCCTGGCCGGCGAGTTGGACCGGCTGTTGGCGACGGCGATCGACGCCGAATCGCTTTCGTCGCTGCCGCGCGTGTTCCTGGTCGGGCCGGCCAACGCGGGCAAGAGCTCGCTGCTGAACGCGCTGACGGGCGTGGATCGGGCGATCTGCTCAGCCATTCCGGGCACGACGCGGGACATGCTGACCGCGGTGTGGCGATACGAATCGCGCGAGGTGCAACTGGTCGATACAGCCGGGCTGATCGCCGAGGCGGCCGATGCGGTCACGGCGAAGGCTGTGGCGCGGACGCAGCGGTTTCTGGCGACGGCGGACCTGCACCTGCTGGTCTTCGACGCGACGGACGATGCCGAGCGGGCGCTGGCCCTTCTCGAACCGCTGGCGATCGACCGCGGGCGGAGCGTCGCGGTCATCAACAAGATCGACCTGGTCTCGCCGCAGCGGATCGCGGGGTTTGAGAATCGCCTGGCCGGACGGTATGATAGGGCCGCAAGGACGTCGGTGCGGAGCGGCGAGGGCCTGGACCGGTTGGCCGCGCTGGTGTTCGAGTGGCTGGGGCAGAGCTGCCTGAGCGTCTCGGCTGGGCAGTTCGCCCTCAATCGTCGGCAGCGCCACGCCATCGGCCGGGCGCGCGACGCCCTGGCGGCGACATGCGGTGAGGCGCGGACGCTGGCGGCTGAAGGCGGCGGATTTGGGTACGAGATCATCGCAGCCGGGCTGCACGAGGCCCTGCGTGGACTGTCCGAACTGCTGGGAAAGGATGCCACCGACAATGTCCTCGATAACATCTTCTCGCAATTCTGCATCGGCAAATAACCGTTCGCGGCGAATGCTCGCGGCGGTTCTGGCCGTGTCAATGCTGATCGCGTTGCCGGGTCGTGGAGCGGGCCAGACGTCCAAGCCGCCGACGTCCGAGCCGACGGGCCTCAACCGTGACATGCTCTCGCTGCTGGGCGGCGACGTGCTGGCCGTCTATTCGTATTCGCCGGTGGAGTCCGGTCAACAGTTCGGCCAGTCGATGATGGGGCTGCTCAGCGCCGCCGGCATGCTGGGCGTGTTCAAACCCGATCAGCAGGTTCTCGCCGACACGGTTTCGGTGATCGCCGAGTTGAGCAAGTTCCCGCACGTGCTGGCCCTCTTCGACGTGGCGAGTCAGCCGACCGGCGGCGAGGGGTCGTTCCGGCTGGACCATTTCTCGATGGCCCTGCTGGTCCAGGGCGGCGACTACGCGGCGCAGCTTTCGCTGCTCAAGAAGACCATCGATCATTACTTTGACAGCGAGAACGCGACGATCTCATGGGTGGGCGAAGGGGCGGCGCGGCGCCAACGGCTGGTGATGCACCACATGCCCGAGTGGGATGTCTGGGAGTGGGGACAGGTGGGCGACCTGTTCGTCTTTACCGTCGGGCCGGGCGCGTACGAACGGATCATCGCCAACGCCGCCGCGGCCGATCAACCGGGTCGCCTGACGGATGTCCCGATGATCCAGCGGGCGGAACTGCACGACCAGGAGATGGACCATCGGCTCTGGCTGTTGTACTTGAACGTGCAGGAACTGGACCGCAAGCTCCAGCCGGTGCTGGGCGAATACTACGATCAGGTGTTGGCGGCTTTGAAGTTGAGCCTCGGGGACGAGGGCAACGCCAGGCAGGTGATCCTGACCGCGGGCTATCGTCAGCGGGCGTTTGTCAGCAAGCTCTATACCGCCTGGCCCGACCGGGCGGAGTACGGGTACCTGACGATCGGATTGGAGAAGGGCGATCCGCTGCTGGCTCTGGTTCCGCCGGAGGCGACGTCGTACGCGGTGGCGTCGGCGAAGGTCAGCGACATTGTGGCGTGGGCGACCAACAGCTACCTTTCCACCCGCAACCCGCGGCGACGGGAAAGGATGGTGGCCAATTACGAGCGGGTGGTGGCTGAGGCCGGACTCGATGATGTCTACGCCCAGCTTTTCGACCACCTGGGTCCGGAGGTGATCATCCACGACTGGCCGGCGCATCCGTTCAACTGGCCGTTCGCCAAGACGATCCTGGTCTCGCACGACGGCAGCCTGGAGGTGCGCAAGGTCTGGCCGCGGGTGATGGGCGTGTGGCAGCGGCTGTTGAACATGCTGAACGCTCCGGAGCCGAACGAGACGGGGTTGGAGTCGGCGTCGTGGGGCGAGTCGCTGTTCCAGCTTCAGTTGAACCGGACGGAAGAGGGGATCTGGTTTCTGCACGTCGGGCCGCTGGTGCTGGCGGCGGGGGCAATGACCGATCAGCATCTGGTGATCAGTTGGTCGGCGCCCGCGGTCGCGCACAACATGGCGTACCTCCGGAAGATCGAGATGCCGACGAGCCGCCCGGCGATCATCCCGGCGCCTTGACGGGCCGGACGTATGCTCCTGTCGCCG
The nucleotide sequence above comes from Phycisphaerae bacterium. Encoded proteins:
- the plsY gene encoding glycerol-3-phosphate 1-O-acyltransferase PlsY; this encodes MAAGLTAAGYLFGSIPFGLLVGLWKNVDIRTKGSCNIGATNAGRVLGKRYFYIVLLLDLLKGFVPTAAAGLWLRLNGFFEHSPVVGTTIWLAVAFAAVAGHNWPCWLGFKGGKGVSASLGVVLAIYPYYTFPGLAAFAIWIVVVAVTRYVSIGSIVAGLGFLIGLGLLFAFHPAWRIGDHWPLAAFAAVMVGLLIFRHRTNIARLRSGTENKFMAKAEGAS
- the mnmE gene encoding tRNA uridine-5-carboxymethylaminomethyl(34) synthesis GTPase MnmE, with product MTRWTLESTIFAAATVLQPALRAIVRISGCRTRDAVARLFVPDDGDGGFRRSVRPGVLKVEGDVAVRAWLWTFPGPDSYTGEDMAEIHVPGSLALVQLIEGRLMREGLEPAERGEFTARAMLLGKLELTQAEAINALVQAENDAQIEAALTLLAGRLHRSLEDAYERLTNLVADVEANIDFSEEEIEQVSLPRAIERIDGLAGELDRLLATAIDAESLSSLPRVFLVGPANAGKSSLLNALTGVDRAICSAIPGTTRDMLTAVWRYESREVQLVDTAGLIAEAADAVTAKAVARTQRFLATADLHLLVFDATDDAERALALLEPLAIDRGRSVAVINKIDLVSPQRIAGFENRLAGRYDRAARTSVRSGEGLDRLAALVFEWLGQSCLSVSAGQFALNRRQRHAIGRARDALAATCGEARTLAAEGGGFGYEIIAAGLHEALRGLSELLGKDATDNVLDNIFSQFCIGK